CAAGAAGCTATTTCTTCTTAATACTGTATATGATTAGTGCCAACCCGGTAAAAAAGAAAAGAGGTACAAATAAGTTGCTGAAGAAACCACTTGCCTCAACCTCAGGGACTTCACCTGTCATCCTCCCTGAGAAAAAACCCGCCTTTATCAAACTCGATGAAATCAAGGAAACTCCTCGCTCAAGTGTATAAATAAGACCAGACATTATTGCAAGTAAAAGCCCGGTTATTTTATAAAAATTCATCAGTAATCACTCTCCTAATCCCACAAAATTAACATTGTATTAATACAAATAAGGGTAAATATAGTATCATAAAGTTAGTAAACTTCACCAACTACCAAAGGGGGAAAATTCAATGGAAGAACGAGTACAGTTACTGCATCCAGATTCCAAGGAAATGCCATCTATAAATAAAGAAAAGTATAATTTGGTAAAAAAAACGATCATAGATATCATTAGAGAAAACAACATTATTACCTTTAAAAACCTTTCTAATGAAAGTTCTCATCGTTTAAATGAAATACTAGATGGGTCACCTAGCTGGTATGTCACTAGCGTCAAACTTGACCTTGAAGCGCGAGGTATCATAGAACGCTTAGCTAAAACTAGCCCTCAACAACTCCAGTTAGTTAAGGATGAGGATTGAAAACTTTTCTTCATACAACAAGTAATGACAACAAGTTACTTCCTAAGAATTTATCTACCATTACTTTTACGTTTGGTTACTTTTGCAACAATCGCTCCCTTTTCAGGAAGGATACCTATATTTTTTTAGAGATAATAAAAAGTTCTGCAAAATCATTAGTGATTTCCTTAAGAGGATCCAATCGTAAATCCTTTTCCATTTTCTCCAAACCATTCTCATAGTCTGTTTCACTGATTAAAGTTAGAACAGAAATATCTCTGTTTTGAGCATATTGTATGTAATCATCGACTAATATGTCTTCCTTACGATATTCAATTCTTTTACGAACTGTAAATCCTCTCTTCAAAAGTTGCTGGTAGATTAACTCATCATCCCAAAACCTTTTTAAATCTTCTTCATAGGCTGATGGAAAATACTTATAAACCCACCATTCAGGCATTTTATGGATAGCAATATTATGTAATTTATATACTCCATCATTCTTCAAAACACGAGCAATTTCATCCAACGCACTGTCTTTGTTTTCGTAATGATGGAATGCATAGTTGTTTGATATGTAGTCCAAAGTGTTAGTTTCAAATGGTATATTTTCAGCATAACCATGTACTAAATTCACATTATTAACTTTCTCACTAGCCTTCTTTATATCCTTTGAAGCATCTAAGCCGTTCCAAACGATATTTACATTTGAAAACAGCGGCACTTGTTTTGCAAGGTATAAACCAGTGCCACATGATAGATCGAGTACATTATATGAGCCATTATTATGTTGATTTATATATTCTTCTAAGTCGTAATCCTTCTTTACTTCTTGTATTCTATATTGATTTTTATCATACTTATCCGCAATTATAGAGTAATCTGTCTCTTTCATGCCAAACCTCCCTCAAATCAAAATTTATGTTATAGGTTTCACTGTTAGCTTTTTAAAGAAATGCCCCCTTTTATGGAGTAAAGACCTAATTTTTTAAAGACCTAATATTATTTTTTTATCCCATTGTAAAAGAGAAAAACAAAGAAAAGGAAAGTGCAACAATTACATCGTGTTGTATTGTTGTTTTTATAGTTGGAATCCATTTAATATAACTTGAAAGACTTACAATCCTAGCTATAATGAAAAGGATTATAAAGTAACTTAAGATTGTTAGTCTCATATGTTATCTCCTCGTTATGTTTATATGGGGCTTAACTATGAAAGAACTGTCCCCTTTTCTTAAATAGAAAAATATATATTTTATATAATATTTATAGCAAACAAATGAATTGCTACTACAGTACCAAATGAAACAAATCCAGTAATTTTTAACGGGTGAGTAAATTTATATTCATTAAATGGAGTAACTCGTTTAACAATTTCCCAGAATAAAATACTACCTATCAAGATAATAAATCCTCCCGCAAGAAATACTTGATCAAGTAAATTTACAACTCCAATAATGTGATCAATGAAAAGAACCCATAAGTAACCTAAAAATGCATTTAATAGGATAACCTAAAAGAACTCTTTAAATTTCATTGAAACTCCTCCCTTTTTCATTATTTTAGACAGCACGTTCTTAGTGTAAGAATATCTTCATAAGCTTTCCGATCTAGTTAGGATTTTAGCTTTATAGATGGATTTATTATTGTTTTCATACTATATTAAATACTCCTCTAATTGTTATATTTCTTAAGTCGGTCTTTTCTCTTTATTAGATCAACGCCTCCGACGGCTCATTACTGGATTTTTTACTTATTAACCTAATTACTGAAGTTGTTTGTAACTTGAGATCGACTAGATTATACTCAAATTATATTACAAATAATGGAGGAGTAAATTATTGAAATCAACCACTACAAATTCTACGGTCCAACTTATTAAATACAATCATAATTATGATAGAGATCTTTCTAACTTTCACCTCCCAAATGAGCAATTAATGTTCACAGCTTTACCCTTACAGAAAATTAATGATCCTAACCTTTCAGACCAAACCATACATATTCTAATTCTAAAAGATGATAAGGCAGTAGGTTATTTTGCTCTAGAACAAGGTTCTAAATTACACAAATACTCTAGTAATGAAAATGCAAGATTATTAACCGCATTTTCAATTAATAAAGAAAGCCAAGGCAATGGTTTAGCAAAGTCAGGTCTTAAAATGCTTCCAAGTTTCATAAGCAAAAACTTCCCTAACATAAACGAAGTT
This Pseudalkalibacillus berkeleyi DNA region includes the following protein-coding sequences:
- a CDS encoding DUF6958 family protein, with the translated sequence MEERVQLLHPDSKEMPSINKEKYNLVKKTIIDIIRENNIITFKNLSNESSHRLNEILDGSPSWYVTSVKLDLEARGIIERLAKTSPQQLQLVKDED
- a CDS encoding class I SAM-dependent methyltransferase; the protein is MKETDYSIIADKYDKNQYRIQEVKKDYDLEEYINQHNNGSYNVLDLSCGTGLYLAKQVPLFSNVNIVWNGLDASKDIKKASEKVNNVNLVHGYAENIPFETNTLDYISNNYAFHHYENKDSALDEIARVLKNDGVYKLHNIAIHKMPEWWVYKYFPSAYEEDLKRFWDDELIYQQLLKRGFTVRKRIEYRKEDILVDDYIQYAQNRDISVLTLISETDYENGLEKMEKDLRLDPLKEITNDFAELFIISKKI
- a CDS encoding GNAT family N-acetyltransferase; translation: MKSTTTNSTVQLIKYNHNYDRDLSNFHLPNEQLMFTALPLQKINDPNLSDQTIHILILKDDKAVGYFALEQGSKLHKYSSNENARLLTAFSINKESQGNGLAKSGLKMLPSFISKNFPNINEVVLGVNQKNSAAISLYLKTGFVDNNEIFNGPKGPQHILHLSI